Proteins encoded within one genomic window of Granulicella pectinivorans:
- a CDS encoding glycosyltransferase family 87 protein — protein MSIEPLRIRILNEYPRPLRIFAAVASSLLLLALTVEFISKFILRWGRPYSSPLLYEYFPDIVSLRPRFTHFHTLAFFTDLKDPLCMYPAPIAVLYRFFFLFRPYDLVIFLTFILVSFLIAAVLFGRALIARGLSRKATIMLLSAAYVTSYPLWFEIKQANMEICVWLVVSLGVWAFFEDLSYIAAICFGIAGGMKIFPFVFLGLLLARRQYRAFTVGFVVAALIQPPSLWLVYPHVAESLRLNNQAIAKFRSIEMLQIHPETGSDHSIFGIIKTLLYRHLQSAGLDPILTAYLPLAALAGFILYFVRIRKLPVLNQVLSLCIASILLPPTSFDYTLIHLYVPWALLVIFALIAKQSGREYKGLVEAFVCFAILFVPETEFIYRHQSHGGQIKALVLIALFFIALKYPFPVEEWDAKLASQA, from the coding sequence ATGTCGATTGAACCGCTGCGGATACGCATCCTGAACGAATACCCACGACCATTGAGGATCTTCGCCGCAGTTGCGTCCTCCTTGCTGCTGCTTGCACTCACCGTGGAATTCATCAGCAAGTTTATCTTGCGCTGGGGCCGTCCCTACAGCAGTCCGCTGCTCTACGAATATTTTCCCGACATTGTCAGTCTGCGACCTCGCTTCACGCACTTTCATACCCTCGCCTTCTTCACTGACCTCAAAGATCCTCTTTGTATGTATCCAGCACCCATTGCGGTGCTTTACCGCTTTTTCTTTCTCTTTCGGCCCTATGACCTTGTCATCTTCCTGACCTTCATCCTGGTCTCGTTTCTTATTGCGGCGGTCCTCTTCGGTCGAGCCCTTATCGCCCGTGGGCTGAGTCGAAAAGCCACGATCATGCTTCTCTCTGCCGCGTATGTGACCTCCTATCCGCTTTGGTTTGAGATCAAGCAGGCCAACATGGAGATATGTGTATGGCTTGTTGTTTCCCTGGGCGTGTGGGCCTTCTTCGAAGATCTCAGCTACATTGCGGCCATCTGTTTCGGTATTGCTGGCGGTATGAAGATCTTTCCCTTCGTCTTTCTTGGACTTTTGCTAGCACGGCGCCAATACCGTGCGTTCACCGTTGGCTTTGTCGTCGCCGCCCTCATTCAGCCCCCATCCTTGTGGCTCGTGTACCCACACGTGGCGGAATCACTGCGGCTCAACAACCAGGCAATTGCCAAGTTTCGCTCCATCGAAATGCTGCAAATTCATCCGGAAACCGGATCTGACCATTCAATCTTCGGCATCATTAAAACGTTGCTCTATCGTCACCTGCAATCAGCCGGACTCGATCCGATCCTCACGGCATATCTCCCCCTCGCGGCCCTTGCCGGCTTCATTCTCTACTTCGTTCGCATCCGTAAACTCCCAGTGCTCAACCAGGTATTGAGTCTCTGTATTGCCTCCATCCTTCTGCCGCCCACCTCGTTTGACTACACGCTCATCCATCTCTACGTGCCTTGGGCGCTCCTGGTGATCTTCGCCCTGATTGCGAAGCAGTCAGGACGCGAGTACAAGGGGCTCGTCGAGGCATTCGTCTGCTTCGCTATCCTTTTCGTACCTGAGACCGAATTCATCTATCGCCATCAGTCGCACGGCGGCCAGATCAAGGCGCTTGTCCTGATCGCTCTCTTCTTCATCGCGCTCAAGTATCCGTTCCCGGTGGAGGAGTGGGACGCTAAGCTCGCGTCTCAAGCCTGA
- a CDS encoding glycosyltransferase family 2 protein, producing the protein MANGKPLVSLIIPVYNEEDNLLPLYETVTPILATLSDRFDFEFVFTDNHSTDKTPDMLRLLARADSRIRAYRFSRNVGYQRSILTAYLKCTGDAAIQLDCDLQDPPSLIPVFLDHWLEGNDVVYGIRKSRVEGWKWRAARRVFYWIVDFLSEDHIPQNAGDFRLISRRVIQELGTMDHGTTPYLRGTIATLGFKQLGVDYARAARTIGETKFSVYDNVMLALDGIINQSVVPLRVGTYIGVTVSLVTVLAIIGYLIAYFTVGFRAPAGFTTITTLILGSLSINAMLLGILGEYLGRMYLQMKHRSISIVERELHVD; encoded by the coding sequence ATGGCTAACGGCAAGCCCCTTGTTTCCCTCATCATTCCTGTCTATAACGAGGAGGACAATCTCCTTCCCTTGTATGAGACGGTCACCCCTATCCTCGCAACTCTGTCTGATCGCTTCGATTTTGAGTTCGTCTTCACGGACAACCATAGTACCGATAAGACCCCTGACATGCTGCGACTATTGGCTCGCGCGGACTCCAGGATCCGCGCCTATCGATTTTCTCGCAACGTTGGCTATCAGCGTTCCATCCTGACGGCTTATCTCAAATGCACGGGTGACGCGGCCATTCAGCTGGATTGTGATCTCCAGGACCCTCCTTCGTTGATTCCGGTCTTTCTCGATCATTGGCTCGAGGGCAACGATGTCGTGTACGGCATTCGCAAGAGCCGTGTGGAGGGCTGGAAGTGGCGTGCTGCACGCAGGGTCTTCTACTGGATCGTGGACTTTCTTTCGGAGGATCACATCCCCCAGAATGCAGGGGATTTTCGGCTCATCAGCAGACGCGTGATTCAAGAGCTTGGTACCATGGACCATGGCACGACACCCTATCTGCGAGGAACGATCGCGACACTTGGTTTCAAGCAGCTTGGCGTGGACTACGCACGCGCAGCAAGAACGATCGGCGAAACCAAGTTCAGCGTCTACGACAATGTGATGCTCGCTCTGGACGGCATCATCAATCAGTCCGTCGTTCCCTTGCGTGTCGGAACGTACATCGGCGTCACGGTATCGCTTGTTACGGTTCTGGCCATCATCGGCTACCTGATCGCCTACTTCACGGTGGGCTTCCGTGCGCCGGCCGGCTTCACGACGATTACAACCCTCATCCTCGGCTCCCTCAGCATCAACGCCATGCTCCTTGGAATTCTTGGGGAGTACCTCGGACGCATGTATCTCCAGATGAAGCACAGGTCTATCTCCATTGTGGAGCGCGAACTGCATGTCGATTGA
- a CDS encoding SDR family oxidoreductase, translating to MKQQSRSLIIGATGQIGRQMLSRLGDHALPTTRAADLIPGWLPLDLAAIATADDAERVLASVPLHAIFCLAGMTNVEACEDQQALATRVNTEAPGALAVVAARRGIPFVYFSTEYVFDGMGGPYLEEDDAHPLSVYGSSKWRGELAVREACPDALILRTTVVYGLDRERKNFVYGLMRKLAAGETMRVPNDQVSTPTYNVDLATVTQTLVERGASGIFHVCGPELLSRLEFARRVAEELGLDASLIEGVSTTALGQRAPRPLDAGLRIDKLRSLHPDLTMHTVAESFDDLRSALREQGVAG from the coding sequence ATGAAGCAGCAGTCACGCTCTCTGATCATTGGGGCGACGGGCCAGATCGGAAGGCAGATGCTGAGTCGTCTTGGCGACCATGCGCTTCCGACAACACGCGCTGCGGACTTAATCCCGGGATGGCTACCCCTTGATCTCGCCGCCATCGCGACAGCGGATGACGCAGAGCGCGTTTTGGCGAGTGTTCCCCTGCATGCGATCTTTTGCCTTGCAGGAATGACCAACGTCGAGGCCTGCGAAGACCAGCAGGCACTGGCCACACGTGTAAATACAGAAGCACCTGGCGCCCTCGCCGTAGTGGCTGCACGACGTGGCATTCCGTTTGTCTACTTCTCCACGGAGTATGTCTTTGATGGAATGGGTGGCCCCTATCTGGAAGAGGATGACGCTCACCCGCTGAGCGTCTACGGAAGCAGCAAATGGCGGGGCGAGTTAGCCGTTCGAGAAGCCTGCCCTGACGCGTTGATCCTGCGTACGACCGTCGTGTACGGTCTCGACCGCGAGCGGAAGAACTTCGTCTATGGCCTGATGCGAAAGCTGGCGGCGGGGGAGACAATGCGTGTGCCTAACGATCAGGTCTCCACGCCAACCTATAATGTGGATCTTGCGACCGTGACCCAGACCCTTGTTGAACGTGGTGCTTCCGGCATCTTTCATGTCTGCGGACCCGAGTTGCTGAGTCGCCTTGAGTTTGCGCGCCGTGTCGCAGAAGAGCTGGGCCTGGATGCATCGCTCATCGAAGGCGTATCCACCACAGCGCTTGGTCAACGGGCTCCGCGTCCTTTGGATGCAGGCCTGCGTATCGATAAACTCAGGAGTCTTCATCCCGACCTGACCATGCATACGGTCGCAGAAAGCTTTGACGATCTGCGCTCAGCTCTAAGGGAGCAGGGCGTTGCAGGGTGA
- a CDS encoding dTDP-4-dehydrorhamnose 3,5-epimerase family protein, translated as MSSIAIPPKNTRSRNLCFTESQLPGCFSVQFPAFEDDRGLFVKTVQRSAFERQGLRGDFVETFHTVSNDRVLRGMHFQVPPVDHAKLVYCVSGAVWDVALDLRVGSPTFGEHAVYELSVQANNAVYLPSGIAHGFVVLNGPADVMYHVTSEHDPVHDQGVLWSSFGAPWPGDDLIISARDRALIPFAEFESPFRFEARQ; from the coding sequence ATGTCATCCATCGCAATTCCGCCAAAGAACACCCGCTCTCGTAACCTCTGTTTTACGGAGAGCCAACTCCCCGGATGTTTTTCCGTTCAGTTTCCTGCATTTGAGGACGATCGCGGTCTGTTTGTAAAGACAGTGCAGCGTTCCGCGTTTGAGCGGCAGGGACTACGGGGGGATTTCGTCGAGACCTTTCATACTGTCTCGAACGACAGGGTTTTGCGAGGGATGCATTTCCAGGTTCCCCCGGTCGACCATGCGAAGCTGGTGTATTGTGTCTCCGGTGCCGTGTGGGACGTCGCACTCGATCTGAGAGTCGGTTCCCCCACATTCGGGGAGCATGCGGTCTATGAGCTTTCCGTGCAGGCGAACAACGCCGTCTACTTGCCAAGCGGAATTGCGCATGGTTTTGTGGTTCTCAATGGACCTGCTGATGTGATGTATCACGTGACTTCCGAGCATGATCCCGTACACGATCAGGGCGTCCTGTGGAGTTCCTTCGGCGCACCATGGCCGGGGGACGATCTCATCATCTCGGCTCGCGACCGCGCACTAATCCCATTTGCGGAGTTTGAGAGCCCATTTCGCTTTGAGGCCAGGCAATGA
- a CDS encoding acyltransferase family protein encodes MNRVFYPALDGVRALAFLMVFGQHYFGLSWGWTGVDIFFVLSGFLITGILFDTKEKPHRVWNFYIRRTLRIFPLYYAAFLLVLLTWPLFKWQIDTTWLVWPAYLGNFARFLHPYTPDSPLQLLADAQPLSRTIHGLRLYLGHFWSLCVEEQFYLLWPWVVFWVKDRKRLLWLCLAVVVLTPVARAIGNDRLPEFMLNGEVLYRATFFRADSLLLGGLLALLLRGGHGAALYKAARVVFALCVATVIVWLVLNPDARTLRYDDYPDWKFTWGLTFIDIFAAALIVLAIQPRSWTSRIFSPAPLRWIGRISYGAYVLHDIPKAFYYKAVKSMPGNSMFNASVLGLICTLILASLSFHFFESPFIRLKERWTR; translated from the coding sequence GTGAACCGCGTTTTCTACCCGGCTCTGGACGGCGTGCGAGCCCTGGCGTTTTTGATGGTCTTCGGCCAGCACTACTTCGGGCTGTCGTGGGGCTGGACGGGCGTCGATATTTTCTTCGTCCTCTCAGGTTTTCTGATCACGGGCATTCTTTTCGACACGAAGGAAAAGCCGCACCGTGTGTGGAACTTCTATATCCGACGCACACTCCGGATCTTTCCGCTGTACTATGCGGCGTTCCTGCTCGTGCTGCTGACGTGGCCGCTTTTCAAGTGGCAGATCGATACGACATGGCTCGTCTGGCCGGCTTATCTCGGCAACTTCGCGCGTTTTCTGCATCCTTACACCCCGGATTCTCCCCTGCAGCTTCTTGCCGATGCACAACCGCTAAGCCGGACCATTCATGGTCTTCGCCTTTACCTCGGCCACTTCTGGTCGCTGTGCGTGGAAGAGCAGTTCTACCTGCTATGGCCATGGGTGGTCTTCTGGGTGAAGGATCGCAAACGTCTGCTGTGGCTTTGCCTCGCGGTCGTCGTCCTGACTCCTGTTGCGCGCGCGATCGGGAACGACCGGCTGCCGGAGTTCATGCTGAATGGCGAGGTCCTCTATCGCGCCACGTTCTTCCGAGCCGACAGCCTTCTGCTGGGTGGCCTCCTTGCGCTGCTGCTGCGTGGAGGCCACGGTGCGGCGCTCTACAAGGCAGCTCGTGTCGTCTTCGCACTGTGTGTCGCGACAGTCATCGTCTGGCTTGTACTGAATCCGGACGCGCGCACGCTGCGTTACGACGACTACCCGGACTGGAAGTTCACCTGGGGACTGACCTTCATCGATATCTTCGCTGCCGCGCTGATCGTGCTCGCCATCCAGCCGCGTTCGTGGACAAGCAGGATCTTCTCTCCGGCACCCCTGCGGTGGATCGGTCGCATCAGCTACGGGGCCTACGTGCTGCATGATATTCCGAAGGCCTTCTACTACAAGGCCGTGAAGTCTATGCCCGGCAACAGCATGTTCAACGCATCCGTCCTTGGCCTGATCTGCACGCTTATCCTCGCGTCACTCAGCTTCCATTTCTTCGAATCACCGTTTATCCGCCTGAAGGAGCGGTGGACCAGGTAA
- a CDS encoding acyltransferase family protein — MDQVSMQPKVNLDVMRSFAIGLVVLDHVLLAQKVAVVGRWEPAWIGVAGVYMFFVHTCLVLMWSLERKPHTLDFYIRRGFRIYPLVLVALLFAVVLRAPVGGSPNDFFVAIHPDLQTILSNGTLTQNLFDRDNILGVLWSLPLEVDMYLLLPVLFFFVRRNFTLWPLLLFWALAAGLSFRMLEDGNQFATVIPCFLPGVMAYVLFRRVRPRAPGWLFPGFLLLLTVLFMMWPSVGASWPLCLALGIGLPFFHPINFGLVARVSHEIAKYSYGIYLSHPFALVFGFYVLAGRSLWMQLGVTIVAIAVLSVAAYHLLEKPMINLGAKLAAKAEKRYEQKHLDAYL; from the coding sequence GTGGACCAGGTAAGCATGCAGCCCAAGGTCAATCTTGATGTGATGCGCTCGTTTGCCATTGGACTGGTCGTGCTGGACCATGTCCTGCTCGCTCAGAAGGTCGCCGTTGTGGGGCGATGGGAGCCGGCGTGGATTGGCGTCGCCGGGGTGTATATGTTCTTCGTGCACACTTGTCTGGTGCTGATGTGGTCTCTGGAACGCAAGCCGCACACGTTGGACTTTTATATTCGCCGCGGCTTCAGGATCTATCCGCTGGTATTGGTGGCCTTGTTGTTTGCGGTCGTGTTGCGGGCACCCGTGGGAGGAAGCCCCAACGATTTCTTCGTTGCCATCCATCCGGATCTCCAAACAATACTCTCGAACGGCACGCTGACGCAGAACCTCTTCGACCGGGATAACATCCTGGGCGTGCTGTGGTCGCTGCCGTTGGAGGTGGATATGTACCTCCTGCTGCCTGTGCTGTTCTTCTTTGTGCGCCGGAACTTCACTCTTTGGCCTCTGCTTTTGTTCTGGGCGCTGGCGGCAGGGCTGAGCTTCAGGATGCTCGAGGACGGCAACCAGTTCGCCACGGTGATTCCGTGCTTTCTGCCCGGCGTGATGGCCTATGTCCTGTTTCGACGGGTGCGGCCACGCGCACCGGGATGGTTGTTTCCAGGGTTCCTGCTTCTGCTGACGGTATTGTTTATGATGTGGCCTTCAGTGGGAGCTTCGTGGCCGCTTTGCCTTGCGCTTGGGATTGGTCTTCCCTTCTTTCATCCGATCAACTTCGGGCTTGTGGCGCGGGTAAGCCACGAGATAGCGAAGTACTCCTATGGGATCTACCTGAGCCATCCGTTTGCGCTTGTGTTCGGATTCTATGTGCTGGCTGGGCGGTCGCTGTGGATGCAGTTGGGCGTGACGATCGTGGCTATCGCGGTACTCTCAGTAGCGGCTTATCACCTGCTGGAGAAGCCGATGATCAACCTCGGAGCGAAGCTCGCGGCCAAGGCCGAAAAGCGCTACGAGCAGAAGCATCTGGACGCGTATCTCTAG
- a CDS encoding RelA/SpoT family protein, with translation MAIDPKVSPDPFGSAAPVQAPGTPESGIALESPATSLNEPSGAFPPLSPQVELANGISSAEFVPGFPPEVPADIDAQFETLLRTVQINRPSDDLEIIRKAWLFCLQQHKGQNRASGEPYIIHPLEVGQILAELKMDSTAIAAGLLHDAVEDTDVTSPEIAVRFGDQVAHIVEGVTKLDKIKFANREDHQAENIRKMLLAMVSDMRVVIIKLADRLHNMRTLGALKPEKQQRIARETLEVYAPLAHRLGMGKLRGELEDLAFKYTDAFAYQKLEKEVEALSGPNTRFLETVVGNIETLLVQHHIQGRVESRVKRLYSIQQKLTTQNVPVEQVFDLLAVRIICKTVAECYALLYPLRTTWHPVPGRSKDFISQPRQNQYQSLHETLIGPGGHQFEVQIRTEEMHRVAEEGIAAHWKYKASDSVTAKDEQKLAWVRQMLEWQKEMTDPNEFMSTLKMDMYPEEVYTFTPKGKVVVLPKDASPIDFAYTIHTEVGNTTIGAKVNNRIVPLRTKLRNGDIVEITTQAGHAPSRDWLTFTKSSRARNKIKHWLNEHQRERAIEVGKKLLDREARKYKMALSKYSEADYDKVAGEYGLGTQAELLAGVGFGKFTARQVLNKLEPGSTLPVEAPAPEAGVGNAIGQMSDAVKRVFFGKGSDSLQVEGQDDLLVYRARCCNPIRGEEIVGYVTRGKGVAVHARSCPNVQNLLYESDRRIQVEWSAPPMEPGTVKQQTYPVKLTVLCEDRAGMLKEFTAIISDEGTNIRSVDTKPTPDGNAIVDFVVETVDVRHLNRLVLNLRKVPGVQDVHRVQKI, from the coding sequence ATGGCAATCGATCCCAAGGTCTCCCCTGATCCTTTCGGTTCTGCCGCCCCGGTGCAAGCGCCCGGGACGCCCGAGAGCGGGATTGCCCTGGAATCGCCCGCAACGTCGCTCAACGAACCCAGCGGAGCCTTTCCTCCGCTTTCGCCGCAGGTGGAGCTTGCCAACGGCATCTCCTCCGCCGAATTCGTGCCCGGCTTCCCCCCGGAAGTTCCCGCCGACATCGACGCCCAGTTCGAGACGCTTCTCCGCACCGTGCAGATCAACCGCCCCAGCGACGATCTCGAGATCATCCGCAAGGCGTGGCTCTTCTGCCTGCAACAGCATAAGGGCCAGAACCGCGCCAGTGGCGAGCCCTACATCATCCATCCGCTGGAGGTCGGCCAGATCCTCGCCGAACTCAAGATGGACTCGACCGCCATCGCCGCCGGTCTGCTGCACGACGCCGTTGAGGACACCGACGTCACCTCCCCAGAGATCGCCGTTCGCTTCGGCGACCAGGTCGCGCATATCGTCGAGGGCGTCACCAAACTCGACAAGATCAAGTTCGCCAACCGCGAAGACCACCAGGCCGAAAACATCCGCAAGATGCTTCTCGCCATGGTCTCGGACATGCGCGTCGTCATCATCAAGCTGGCCGACCGCCTGCACAACATGCGCACGCTCGGCGCGTTGAAGCCCGAAAAGCAGCAGCGCATCGCCCGTGAGACCCTCGAGGTCTACGCCCCGCTCGCGCACCGTCTCGGCATGGGCAAGCTGCGCGGCGAACTCGAAGACCTCGCCTTCAAGTACACAGACGCCTTCGCCTACCAGAAACTGGAGAAGGAGGTCGAAGCCCTGAGCGGCCCGAACACGCGCTTCCTTGAAACCGTCGTCGGCAACATCGAGACGCTGCTCGTCCAGCACCACATCCAGGGCCGCGTTGAATCCCGCGTCAAGCGTCTCTACTCCATCCAGCAGAAGCTCACGACGCAGAACGTTCCGGTCGAACAGGTCTTCGACCTGCTTGCCGTCCGCATCATCTGTAAAACCGTGGCGGAGTGTTACGCACTGCTTTATCCGCTCCGCACCACATGGCATCCCGTCCCCGGCCGCAGCAAGGACTTCATCTCCCAACCCCGCCAGAACCAGTACCAATCTCTCCACGAAACCCTCATCGGCCCCGGTGGCCACCAGTTCGAGGTGCAGATTCGCACCGAGGAGATGCATCGCGTCGCTGAAGAGGGAATCGCTGCCCACTGGAAGTACAAGGCATCCGACTCCGTGACCGCCAAGGACGAGCAGAAGCTCGCCTGGGTTCGCCAGATGCTGGAGTGGCAGAAGGAGATGACCGACCCCAACGAGTTCATGTCCACGCTCAAGATGGATATGTACCCCGAGGAGGTCTACACCTTTACCCCCAAGGGCAAGGTCGTCGTCCTGCCCAAGGACGCCAGCCCCATCGACTTCGCGTATACCATCCACACCGAGGTCGGAAACACCACTATCGGCGCGAAGGTCAACAACCGCATCGTGCCCCTCCGCACCAAGCTGCGCAACGGCGATATCGTCGAGATCACCACGCAGGCTGGCCACGCGCCCAGCCGCGACTGGCTCACCTTTACCAAGAGTTCCCGCGCACGCAACAAGATCAAGCACTGGCTCAATGAGCACCAGCGCGAGCGCGCCATCGAGGTCGGCAAGAAGCTCCTCGACCGCGAGGCCCGCAAGTACAAGATGGCGCTCAGCAAGTACTCCGAGGCCGACTACGACAAGGTTGCCGGAGAGTACGGCCTCGGCACCCAGGCCGAGCTTCTGGCCGGCGTCGGCTTCGGCAAGTTCACTGCCCGCCAGGTGCTCAACAAGCTCGAACCCGGCAGTACGCTACCCGTCGAGGCGCCCGCGCCCGAAGCCGGTGTCGGCAATGCTATCGGCCAGATGTCCGACGCGGTCAAGCGCGTCTTCTTCGGAAAGGGATCGGACTCGCTCCAGGTCGAAGGCCAGGATGACCTGCTCGTCTACCGCGCACGCTGTTGTAACCCCATCCGTGGTGAAGAGATCGTCGGCTATGTGACGCGCGGTAAGGGTGTCGCGGTCCATGCCCGAAGCTGTCCCAACGTGCAGAACCTGTTGTACGAGTCCGATCGCCGCATCCAGGTCGAGTGGTCCGCACCTCCCATGGAGCCCGGCACAGTGAAGCAGCAGACATATCCTGTGAAGCTCACCGTACTCTGCGAGGATCGCGCCGGCATGCTCAAGGAGTTCACGGCCATCATCTCGGACGAGGGCACGAACATCCGCAGCGTCGATACCAAGCCCACGCCCGACGGCAACGCGATCGTCGACTTCGTGGTGGAGACGGTCGACGTGCGTCATCTGAACCGTCTGGTATTGAATCTGCGCAAGGTTCCCGGCGTGCAGGACGTCCACCGCGTGCAGAAGATCTAG
- a CDS encoding alpha/beta hydrolase gives MKILASLLLLAAVPSLAQQRTLPLWPNGTPEPSRVVGPEIDPTTDRDRMILGKTSTRVTNISKPSLTLFPAPAGKNNGAAAVVFPGGGYSLLADLHEGVEVCQWLNSLGMTCLMVKYRVPEPGRFPENVEDLEDAQQAMRITHEHAAEWGIDQSKIGVVGFSAGAHLAVVLSTHPDDHSNPKAPGPTGAERPAFQMIVYPAYTTENGKVVEAVKPTANVPPTFLVQAEDDGVKVESSVLYFLALKDAKVPAEMHIYAEGGHGYGLRATALPIGVWPSLAEKWLHSIRILGPAVP, from the coding sequence ATGAAAATTCTCGCGTCTCTTCTCCTTCTCGCGGCGGTCCCCAGTCTGGCGCAGCAGCGCACACTCCCGCTCTGGCCTAACGGTACCCCCGAGCCGAGCAGGGTCGTCGGCCCGGAGATCGATCCCACCACGGACCGGGACAGGATGATCCTGGGCAAGACCTCCACGCGCGTCACCAACATCAGCAAGCCCAGCCTGACGCTCTTCCCGGCCCCTGCGGGCAAAAACAACGGGGCGGCGGCGGTGGTCTTCCCCGGCGGAGGCTACTCCCTGCTCGCCGACCTGCACGAAGGCGTCGAGGTCTGCCAGTGGCTGAACTCTCTGGGGATGACCTGCCTGATGGTGAAGTACCGTGTCCCGGAGCCGGGCCGCTTCCCGGAGAACGTCGAGGATCTCGAGGACGCCCAGCAGGCCATGCGCATCACGCACGAGCACGCCGCGGAGTGGGGTATCGACCAGAGCAAGATCGGCGTCGTCGGTTTTTCTGCCGGCGCGCACCTGGCGGTTGTTCTCAGTACCCATCCGGATGATCACAGCAACCCGAAGGCTCCTGGCCCCACGGGTGCGGAGCGGCCTGCCTTCCAGATGATCGTCTATCCGGCCTACACCACCGAGAACGGGAAGGTCGTCGAGGCGGTCAAACCCACGGCCAACGTGCCTCCGACGTTCCTCGTGCAGGCGGAAGACGATGGCGTGAAGGTGGAGAGCAGCGTGCTCTATTTCCTCGCCCTGAAAGACGCGAAGGTGCCGGCGGAGATGCATATCTACGCCGAGGGTGGCCACGGCTACGGATTGCGGGCGACCGCGCTCCCGATCGGCGTCTGGCCGTCGCTGGCGGAAAAGTGGCTTCACTCGATCCGTATCCTCGGCCCGGCAGTCCCGTAA
- the tyrS gene encoding tyrosine--tRNA ligase, with translation MSEQTFLPVEEQLDLIAKGAAEILPLEALKERLAKSVASGVPLRIKAGFDPTAPDLHLGHTVLIRKLRHFQQLGHTVIFLIGDSTALIGDPTGRNVTRKPLTPEQIAENAQSYKEQVFKILDPEKTEVRYNSEWLDKLSYYDMVKLMAQFTVSQMLEREDFTKRFNAEQPIALHELIYPIAQGFDSVALQCDVELGGTDQKFNLMRGRDLQKHYGQPQQSILMVPILEGLDGVQKMSKSYGNAIGIHEPAPEMYGKVMSISDELMWRFWTLLTDLRTSQIEAMKADIASGALHPMQAKKNLAHTITADFHSVAEADAAAESWATQFQQRGVAEDAPTVEIDTASEGLTDAATGELRIPKLLAMTGLAESAGDATRKLAANAVSLNGAKIAARTLSREALGESPVLRLGKRQVRVVWV, from the coding sequence ATGTCCGAACAAACGTTTCTGCCCGTAGAAGAACAACTCGACCTCATCGCCAAAGGCGCTGCCGAAATCCTTCCTTTGGAAGCCCTGAAAGAGCGGCTTGCGAAGTCTGTCGCCAGCGGTGTGCCGCTGCGCATCAAGGCCGGCTTCGACCCCACCGCGCCCGACCTGCACCTGGGCCATACGGTGCTGATCCGCAAGCTGCGGCACTTCCAGCAGCTTGGGCACACGGTCATCTTCCTGATCGGCGATTCGACCGCCCTGATCGGCGATCCGACCGGGCGCAACGTCACGCGGAAGCCGCTGACGCCGGAGCAGATTGCCGAGAACGCGCAGAGCTACAAGGAGCAGGTCTTCAAGATTCTCGATCCCGAGAAGACCGAGGTGCGGTACAACTCCGAGTGGCTGGACAAGCTGAGCTACTACGACATGGTGAAGCTGATGGCTCAATTTACCGTGTCGCAGATGCTCGAACGGGAGGACTTCACCAAGCGCTTCAACGCCGAGCAGCCGATCGCGCTGCACGAGCTGATCTACCCCATCGCGCAGGGTTTCGACTCGGTCGCGCTCCAGTGCGACGTGGAGCTGGGCGGCACGGACCAGAAGTTCAACCTGATGCGCGGACGCGATCTGCAGAAGCACTATGGGCAACCGCAGCAATCGATCCTGATGGTGCCGATCCTGGAAGGACTGGACGGCGTGCAGAAGATGTCGAAGTCTTATGGGAATGCCATCGGCATCCATGAGCCGGCGCCGGAGATGTATGGCAAGGTGATGAGCATCTCGGACGAGCTGATGTGGCGCTTCTGGACACTGCTGACCGACCTGCGCACCAGCCAGATTGAGGCGATGAAGGCCGATATCGCAAGTGGTGCGCTGCATCCGATGCAGGCGAAGAAGAACCTCGCGCATACGATTACGGCGGACTTTCATTCTGTGGCCGAGGCCGACGCGGCGGCGGAGAGCTGGGCAACGCAGTTTCAGCAGAGGGGCGTTGCGGAGGATGCTCCGACCGTGGAGATCGACACCGCGAGTGAAGGTTTGACGGATGCCGCGACCGGCGAGTTGAGGATTCCGAAGCTGCTCGCGATGACTGGACTGGCTGAATCGGCAGGCGACGCGACACGCAAGCTGGCGGCCAATGCCGTGAGCCTAAATGGAGCCAAGATCGCCGCACGCACCCTGAGCCGCGAGGCGCTGGGTGAATCTCCGGTGCTGCGACTGGGTAAGCGGCAGGTTCGAGTCGTCTGGGTTTAG
- a CDS encoding PadR family transcriptional regulator — MIGEFEYLILAASLRLDSEAYGAAIRREIEDATGGPCSIGALYTTLDRLETKGLVKTWMGEATAQRGGRAKRMVQVTPAGRRDASAFFSAVLRITGDIAWGPQ; from the coding sequence ATGATCGGCGAGTTCGAATACCTCATCCTTGCAGCCAGCCTCCGCCTCGATAGTGAGGCATATGGTGCAGCGATCCGTCGCGAGATCGAAGACGCTACCGGTGGCCCATGCTCGATCGGCGCGCTGTACACGACGCTCGATCGCCTGGAAACAAAGGGCCTGGTGAAGACGTGGATGGGCGAGGCAACGGCCCAGCGTGGCGGGCGCGCCAAACGCATGGTGCAGGTGACGCCCGCGGGCCGCAGAGACGCGTCGGCGTTCTTCTCTGCCGTGTTGCGCATTACCGGAGACATCGCTTGGGGGCCTCAGTGA